The DNA segment GCACGCCGCACTCCCTGGCCTGGGCGCTGCTGCGCCGCGCCGCGCAGGCCTCCGGCGGTCCTGCGCCGCGGCTGCTCACCGGCCCCGAGCAGGACCAGGTGCTCGCCGAGCTGCTGCGCGGCCACGACGACGGCGACGCGCCCGCACCGGCGTGGCCGGACGACGTCGCCGCAGCCGTCCGGGGGGTCCCGGCGTTCCGAGGCGAGCTGCGCGACCTGCTCATGCGCGCCCTCGAGCGCGGTCTGGGCCCGCGTGACCTCGCGCGTCTCGCCGACCTCCACAGCCGCCCTGCCTGGCGCGCCGCCGCCGTCGTCCTCGCCGAGTACCTGCAGGTCACAGCGCTGGCGAGCCCGGGAGCCCACGACCCGGCCGCCATCGTGCACGACGCCTGCGCCGCCCTGCGGGCCGATCCGGCGCTGCTCGCCGCGGAGCGCGCCCGGCTGTCGCTGGTCGCCGTCGACGACCACCACGAGTCCACCGCCGCCACCGCCGAGCTGCTCGACCTGCTCGCCGGCCGCGGTGGCGACCTGCTGCTCCTCGGAGACCCCGACACCACCACCACGACGTTCCGCGGCGGCGACCCGACCCTGCTCGGCGGCGCCGCGGAGCGGTTCGCCGGCCCGGACGGCCCGGCCCCCGTGGCCGTGCTGCCCACCCGCTGGCGCTCCGCCCGTGCCGTGGCTGCCGCGTCGGTGCGGGTGGCGCGGCGCACCGGGAGCGTGGGGGCCGTCGTCCACCGCGATGCCGACCCTGCAGCCACCGCCGAGGACGGCGGCGTGGAGGCCCACCTGCTGCCCACCCCCGTGCAGGAGGCCGCCCTCGTCGCGGCGCTGCTGCGCGAGGAGCACGTGCGCGCCGGCACGCCGTGGCGCGAGATGGCGGTGGTGGTCCGCAGCTCCGGTGGCACCGGGACCCTGCGCCGCGAGCTGGGCCGCGTGGGCGTGCCCGTCGTGGTCCCGCCCGCAGAGGTGCCCGTGCGGGCCGAGCCCGCCGTGGTACCGCTGCTCGTGGCCCTGCGGCTCGTCCTCTCGGACCCCTGGAAGGACGACGACGGCCACCGCCCCGCTGTCGACGACGTGCTCGCGCTGCTCGCCCCTCCCGTCGGCGGGGCCGACCCGCTCGCGCTGCGCCGGCTGCGCCAGGTGCTGCTCGCCGCCGAGCGCCAGCGCGTCGCAGACCTGCCGCCGGGCGGAGCACCCGCGGGTCTGCGGAGCAGCGACGCGCTGCTCGTCGACGTCGTCCTGCACCCCGACCGCTGGCCCGACCTGCCGGCGCGAGCGGCGCGGCCAGCGCGGCACGTCGCCGCGGTGCTGGCCGCCGGCCGCGACGCCGCGCGGGCGGGCGGGAGCGCCGAGGAGGTGCTCTGGGCGCTGTGGGCGAGCACGGGCCTCGCGGAGCGGTGGCGCGCTCGGGCGCTGGCCGCTCCCTCGGCGTCCGGGCTGGGAGCGGAGTCCGCGGCGGCGCTCGCCGACCGCGACCTCGACGCCGTCGTCGCCCTCTTCGACGCCGCCTCGCGCTACGAGGAGCGCGAGCCGGGCTCGCCCCCGCAGCGCTTCCTCGAGCACCTCGAGGCGCAGGACGTGCCCGCCGACTCCCTGGCGGCCCGCGCCACCGGTGCCGGGGCGGTGGAGCTGCTCACGCCCACGGCGGCCGCGGGGCGCGAGTGGGACGTCGTCGTGGTGCCCGGGCTCCAGGAGGGCGCCTGGCCGGACACGCGCCTGCGCGGCTCCCTCCTGGGGGCACCCGAGCTCGCCGACGTGCTGGCGGGGCGGCTCTCCGCCGACGAGCAGATCGCCCCGGCCGCCGCTGCCGCCGCGGCCCGGCGCCAGGTGCTGGACGACGAGCACCGCCTCCTGCAGGTGGCCGTCTCACGCGCGCGGCGGCGCCTGGTGGTGACGGCGGTGCGCAGCGAGGACGAGCGGCCCTCGCCCTTCGTCGACCTCGTCTGCCCGCCGGAGCCCCCGGCAGACGGCGAGCCCGCAGACCACGAGCGGCCGTTGAGCAGCGTGCCGCGCGCCACGTCGCTGCCCGCGCTCGTGGCCGAGCTGCGGTCGGTGCTGCTGACCCCCGTCGGTGCCCGGGACCGCACAGGCGCCGTCGTCGACGAGGTGCGCCACGCGCACGCCGCTGCGGCCCTGGCCCGCCTGGCGGCTGCCGGCGTGCCCGGCGCGGAC comes from the Quadrisphaera setariae genome and includes:
- a CDS encoding ATP-dependent helicase, which encodes MTAVAVPRFVRGASSTTAGSAPAAPALDAVQRRVAEHPAGGGPLVVLGAPGTGKTTALLEALVTRVERDGADPSSLLVLAPSRRAAASLRDRVSSRLGRTTTEALVRTPHSLAWALLRRAAQASGGPAPRLLTGPEQDQVLAELLRGHDDGDAPAPAWPDDVAAAVRGVPAFRGELRDLLMRALERGLGPRDLARLADLHSRPAWRAAAVVLAEYLQVTALASPGAHDPAAIVHDACAALRADPALLAAERARLSLVAVDDHHESTAATAELLDLLAGRGGDLLLLGDPDTTTTTFRGGDPTLLGGAAERFAGPDGPAPVAVLPTRWRSARAVAAASVRVARRTGSVGAVVHRDADPAATAEDGGVEAHLLPTPVQEAALVAALLREEHVRAGTPWREMAVVVRSSGGTGTLRRELGRVGVPVVVPPAEVPVRAEPAVVPLLVALRLVLSDPWKDDDGHRPAVDDVLALLAPPVGGADPLALRRLRQVLLAAERQRVADLPPGGAPAGLRSSDALLVDVVLHPDRWPDLPARAARPARHVAAVLAAGRDAARAGGSAEEVLWALWASTGLAERWRARALAAPSASGLGAESAAALADRDLDAVVALFDAASRYEEREPGSPPQRFLEHLEAQDVPADSLAARATGAGAVELLTPTAAAGREWDVVVVPGLQEGAWPDTRLRGSLLGAPELADVLAGRLSADEQIAPAAAAAAARRQVLDDEHRLLQVAVSRARRRLVVTAVRSEDERPSPFVDLVCPPEPPADGEPADHERPLSSVPRATSLPALVAELRSVLLTPVGARDRTGAVVDEVRHAHAAAALARLAAAGVPGADPRDWYGLPPVSDEAPLREPEQPVPVSPSAVESFSRCGLRWLLEASGGRPADSVQQGVGNLVHRIAQELPEGSHAEMAARLEELWPTLGLPDTWVGQRERRKAERMVRMLAAYVLDARAAGRTLAGVEVEVDAAIGRALVKGRLDRLEREPDGSLRVVDLKTGQRAPRADELSTHPQLGLYQAVVDSGALGEGERSGGAALVQLGGKRAKPGVQAQERLADAADPRWAHDLLQRTAEGMAASAFDAVANDLCSKCPVRTSCPLRPEGGCVR